A region of Paractinoplanes abujensis DNA encodes the following proteins:
- a CDS encoding helix-turn-helix transcriptional regulator, giving the protein MANTSARMLRLLSLLQTHRYWPGSELAGRLDVSPRTLRRDVDRLRELGYPVDASRGVAGGYQLQAGAAMPPLLLDDDEAVAIAVGLRTSAVAGFEETSVRALAKVIQLLPPRLRRRIDALRAVTAPGVLGGGPTLDAAALTTLAMACRGEERLRFHYSPREGSSSSRYVEPHHLVPIGRRWYLVAWDLERGDWRSFRVDRLAGPELTGARFRPRDLPGGDPAAWLRARMSRIPARYDVSVVLETPAASLRALIGQYGTVDELGEATCRMHMNTDDLGWPVMVLGVMGVPFTIESPDELRDSVRATAETLLRGATAAP; this is encoded by the coding sequence ATGGCGAACACGAGTGCGCGGATGCTGCGACTGCTCTCCCTGCTGCAGACCCACCGCTACTGGCCGGGCTCGGAACTCGCCGGCCGGCTCGACGTCAGCCCGCGCACCCTGCGCCGCGACGTCGACCGGCTGCGCGAACTGGGCTACCCGGTCGACGCCAGCCGCGGCGTGGCCGGCGGCTACCAGCTCCAGGCGGGCGCGGCCATGCCCCCGCTGCTGCTCGACGACGACGAGGCGGTCGCGATCGCCGTCGGGCTGCGCACATCCGCGGTGGCCGGTTTCGAGGAGACCTCCGTACGGGCCCTGGCCAAGGTCATCCAGCTGCTGCCGCCCCGGCTGCGCCGCCGCATCGACGCGTTACGGGCGGTGACCGCCCCCGGCGTGCTCGGCGGCGGGCCCACCCTGGACGCGGCCGCGCTGACCACCCTGGCGATGGCGTGCCGGGGCGAGGAGCGGCTGCGCTTCCACTACAGCCCACGGGAGGGATCGTCGTCGTCGCGTTACGTGGAGCCGCACCACCTCGTGCCGATCGGCCGCCGGTGGTATCTGGTGGCGTGGGACCTCGAGCGGGGCGACTGGCGCAGCTTCCGCGTCGACCGCCTGGCCGGCCCCGAACTGACCGGCGCCCGGTTCCGCCCCCGCGACCTGCCCGGCGGCGACCCGGCGGCCTGGCTGCGCGCCCGCATGTCGAGGATCCCGGCCCGCTACGACGTGTCGGTGGTGCTGGAGACGCCGGCTGCTTCGTTGCGCGCGCTGATCGGCCAATACGGCACGGTGGACGAACTGGGCGAGGCAACGTGCCGCATGCACATGAACACGGACGACCTGGGCTGGCCGGTCATGGTGCTGGGCGTGATGGGCGTGCCGTTCACCATCGAATCCCCTGACGAACTCCGCGACAGCGTCCGCGCCACAGCCGAAACTCTGCTTCGCGGCGCCACCGCAGCCCCGTAA
- a CDS encoding magnesium and cobalt transport protein CorA has translation MLKLLARIVSPRPAATDRPPRRRNSDAVVDCAVYRSGVRKPGDVHFALAKRHRGEFLWLGLHEPDLTTMRAVAATFGLHDLLVEQTVEGGHRPAVEMNGDVTRLVLRTARYVEHAELTATSEVIDTGDVTLLIGPWFAITVRHGAAGALWPVRQEIEKRPELLRAGPWAVAYAVADRLVDGYLDVSMQVEHDLERLEEETFATRHSADIAHFYQLKREMVELKRAVLPLQEPLARLLDLTVVPAGLRPYLVDVRGRLARAVDRVAGFDDLLNSILQARLTQVTLEQNNDMRMIAAWAAIAAVPTVGAGIYGMNFTNMPGIDSRYGFSVTIVIVVLVCSGLFWRFKRAGWL, from the coding sequence ATGCTCAAACTCCTGGCGCGGATCGTCTCGCCCCGCCCGGCCGCCACCGACCGGCCACCGCGTCGCCGCAATTCGGACGCGGTGGTCGACTGCGCCGTCTATCGGTCGGGGGTTCGCAAACCGGGTGATGTCCACTTCGCACTGGCGAAACGGCATCGAGGCGAGTTCCTCTGGCTCGGGCTGCACGAGCCCGACCTGACCACGATGCGCGCGGTGGCCGCCACCTTCGGCCTGCACGACTTGCTGGTCGAGCAGACGGTGGAGGGCGGGCACCGGCCGGCGGTCGAGATGAACGGCGACGTGACCCGGCTGGTGCTGCGCACGGCCCGGTACGTCGAGCACGCGGAACTGACGGCGACCAGTGAAGTGATCGACACCGGCGACGTGACGCTGCTGATCGGGCCCTGGTTCGCCATCACCGTCCGTCACGGCGCGGCGGGTGCGCTGTGGCCGGTGCGGCAGGAGATCGAGAAGCGGCCCGAGCTGCTGCGGGCCGGGCCGTGGGCGGTCGCCTACGCGGTGGCCGACCGGCTCGTCGACGGCTACCTCGACGTGTCCATGCAGGTGGAGCATGATCTGGAGCGGCTCGAGGAGGAGACCTTCGCGACCCGCCATTCCGCCGATATCGCCCATTTTTATCAGCTCAAGCGGGAGATGGTCGAGCTCAAGCGGGCGGTCCTCCCGCTGCAGGAACCGCTGGCCCGGCTGCTCGACCTGACCGTCGTGCCGGCCGGCCTGCGGCCCTATCTGGTCGATGTGCGCGGCCGTCTGGCCAGGGCAGTTGATCGTGTGGCCGGTTTTGATGACTTGCTTAACTCGATCTTGCAGGCCCGCCTGACCCAGGTGACACTCGAGCAGAACAACGACATGCGCATGATCGCCGCGTGGGCCGCCATCGCTGCCGTCCCGACCGTGGGCGCCGGGATTTATGGGATGAACTTCACGAATATGCCGGGCATCGACTCCCGCTATGGGTTCTCGGTGACGATTGTGATAGTTGTTCTCGTCTGTAGTGGCCTCTTCTGGCGGTTCAAACGAGCGGGTTGGTTGTGA
- a CDS encoding DUF2750 domain-containing protein yields the protein MSLSGAHRAAFRREAAGEGRVYSIRDGGGLAAPSVGAGRAVPFWSKPTRAGRVVDQVEAYRGFEVVAVDVDEWLDEWLPGFERDGMLVGINWAGARATGYDLTPAQVRQWFEDEPAENGNSSAQA from the coding sequence ATGTCGCTCAGTGGGGCGCATCGGGCGGCGTTCCGGCGGGAGGCGGCCGGGGAGGGGCGTGTCTATTCGATTCGGGACGGTGGTGGGCTGGCGGCGCCGAGTGTGGGTGCAGGGCGGGCGGTGCCGTTCTGGTCGAAGCCGACGCGGGCCGGGCGGGTGGTTGATCAGGTGGAGGCTTATCGGGGCTTCGAGGTGGTCGCCGTCGACGTGGATGAGTGGCTCGACGAGTGGCTGCCGGGGTTCGAGCGGGACGGAATGCTGGTCGGCATCAATTGGGCGGGTGCCCGGGCCACCGGCTACGACTTGACGCCGGCGCAGGTCAGGCAGTGGTTCGAGGATGAGCCCGCGGAGAACGGGAATTCCTCCGCCCAGGCGTAG
- a CDS encoding response regulator, with protein sequence MRSLQILVVDDDDADALMISEALAAADTMANVERVADGREALDYLRREGAYAQASRPDLILLDLNMPRMDGRETLAAIKSDDGLKAIPVVILTTSGAAPDIASSYQHRANAYVTKPFGLDDFESTVRQINRFYREVATLPGPSEA encoded by the coding sequence GTGCGCAGCCTTCAGATCCTCGTCGTCGATGACGATGACGCCGATGCGCTCATGATTTCCGAGGCCTTGGCGGCCGCGGACACCATGGCCAACGTCGAGCGGGTCGCCGACGGGCGCGAGGCCCTCGACTATCTGCGCCGCGAGGGGGCTTACGCGCAGGCCAGCCGGCCCGATCTGATCTTGCTGGACCTCAACATGCCGCGGATGGACGGGCGCGAGACGCTGGCCGCGATCAAGTCGGACGACGGGCTCAAGGCCATCCCGGTGGTGATCCTGACCACCTCGGGCGCCGCGCCGGACATTGCTTCCAGCTATCAGCACCGGGCCAACGCCTACGTCACCAAGCCGTTCGGGCTGGACGACTTCGAGTCGACCGTGCGGCAGATCAACCGGTTCTATCGTGAGGTCGCGACGCTGCCCGGGCCGAGCGAAGCTTAG
- a CDS encoding ABC transporter ATP-binding protein: MIETQGLTKHFKDVRAVDGIDLTVAPGELVALLGPNGAGKSTTLRMLTTLIPPTAGTARVAGFDVVRQQREVRLRIGYIGQGNGAGHSQRGRDELISQGRAYGLGVRDARTRAATLIDSLGLGEVADRRVSSLSGGQRRRLDIAMGLIHSPELLFLDEPSTGLDPQNRANLQEHILDLRARHATTIVLTTHYLDEADSMAERVIVVDHGRIIADDSPQRLKAEHVGDRIILGFDHETEAASAASALGGLDPVREGTRLLIATQEAPRRVTGLLDDLRAHGTPAAEVEVVRPTLDDVFLQLTGRSLREGGAADTRELVEV, translated from the coding sequence ATGATTGAGACACAGGGGCTGACGAAGCACTTCAAGGACGTGCGGGCCGTCGACGGCATCGATCTGACCGTGGCTCCGGGCGAGTTGGTCGCGCTGCTCGGGCCGAACGGGGCCGGCAAGTCGACGACGCTGCGGATGCTGACGACGCTCATCCCGCCGACCGCGGGGACGGCCCGGGTGGCCGGGTTCGACGTGGTGCGGCAGCAGCGCGAGGTGCGCCTGCGGATCGGTTACATCGGGCAGGGCAACGGCGCCGGGCACAGCCAGCGCGGGCGCGACGAGCTGATCAGCCAGGGCCGGGCGTACGGGTTGGGGGTCAGGGACGCCCGGACGCGCGCGGCCACCCTGATCGACTCGCTGGGTCTGGGCGAGGTGGCCGACCGGCGTGTCTCAAGCCTCTCCGGGGGTCAGCGCCGCCGGCTCGACATCGCGATGGGCCTGATCCACTCGCCCGAACTGCTGTTCCTGGACGAGCCGTCGACGGGGCTGGACCCGCAGAACCGGGCCAACCTGCAGGAGCACATCCTCGACCTGCGGGCCCGGCACGCCACGACGATCGTGCTGACCACGCACTATCTCGACGAAGCGGACTCGATGGCCGAGCGGGTGATCGTCGTCGACCACGGGCGGATCATCGCCGACGACAGCCCGCAGCGGCTCAAGGCCGAGCACGTGGGCGATCGGATCATCCTTGGGTTCGACCACGAGACGGAGGCCGCGAGCGCCGCGTCAGCTTTGGGCGGGCTTGATCCCGTACGGGAGGGAACTCGGCTTTTGATCGCGACGCAGGAGGCACCGCGGCGGGTGACCGGGCTGCTCGACGACCTGCGGGCCCATGGCACTCCCGCCGCCGAGGTCGAGGTGGTCCGGCCGACTCTCGATGACGTGTTTCTGCAGCTGACCGGGCGCAGCCTGCGTGAGGGCGGCGCCGCCGATACGCGCGAACTCGTGGAGGTCTGA
- a CDS encoding ABC transporter permease has product MTTLITDTRTVFSRELRPVLRDPFTIIFSMVQPLVFLGLFTPLLPDDSLQWFVPGIIVMSCLFASSMTGSNLLFEIQTGSHERMLVTPLRRPALLIGRALKEIVPMFAQAALIVAVCMPFGFRFNLAGAVLGLVVLAAFCIGLGALSYTLALASKNQEWLFWTVQQTLLFPLLLLAGVLLPIENGPGWLQALARGNPLSYVVDAERALFNGHIWTSATLSGLIAAGATAALGLWAGVRAMRNSD; this is encoded by the coding sequence ATGACCACGTTGATCACCGACACCCGGACCGTCTTCAGCCGCGAGCTGCGCCCGGTGCTGCGCGACCCGTTCACGATCATCTTCTCGATGGTGCAGCCGCTGGTTTTTCTGGGGCTGTTCACGCCGCTGCTGCCGGACGACTCGCTGCAGTGGTTCGTACCCGGCATCATCGTCATGTCCTGCCTGTTCGCTTCGTCGATGACCGGCTCGAACCTGCTCTTCGAGATCCAGACCGGCTCGCACGAGCGGATGCTGGTGACGCCGTTGCGGCGACCGGCCCTGCTGATCGGGCGCGCGCTCAAGGAGATCGTGCCGATGTTCGCGCAGGCCGCCCTGATCGTGGCCGTCTGCATGCCGTTCGGGTTCCGGTTCAACCTGGCCGGCGCGGTGCTGGGGCTGGTCGTCCTGGCCGCCTTCTGCATCGGGCTCGGCGCCCTGTCGTACACGCTGGCGCTGGCCTCGAAGAACCAGGAGTGGCTGTTCTGGACCGTGCAGCAGACCCTGCTGTTCCCGTTGCTGCTGCTGGCCGGGGTGCTGCTGCCGATCGAGAACGGTCCGGGCTGGCTGCAGGCGCTGGCCCGGGGCAACCCGCTGAGTTATGTCGTGGACGCCGAGCGGGCGCTGTTCAACGGCCATATCTGGACCTCGGCCACGCTCAGCGGGCTGATCGCCGCGGGTGCCACGGCTGCGCTCGGGTTGTGGGCGGGCGTACGGGCGATGCGCAACTCGGACTAG
- a CDS encoding PRC-barrel domain-containing protein, with protein MTTNEAPEDLGAPVAYLVLKDGTPVFDESGARAGEVEHVLADDHTDVFHGLIIETREGHRFAPADKVSGLFEHGVILTVPAADLPEPSEDPSAKVTDEGLQDTLKRAWNWLIQPR; from the coding sequence ATGACCACGAACGAAGCTCCCGAGGACCTCGGCGCTCCGGTCGCCTATCTCGTGCTCAAGGACGGCACACCCGTCTTCGACGAGTCGGGCGCGCGTGCCGGTGAGGTCGAGCATGTGCTGGCCGACGACCACACCGACGTGTTCCACGGGCTGATCATCGAGACCCGCGAGGGTCATCGGTTCGCCCCCGCCGACAAGGTCAGCGGCCTGTTCGAGCACGGTGTGATTCTCACCGTGCCGGCCGCCGACCTGCCGGAACCCAGCGAGGACCCGTCGGCCAAGGTGACCGACGAGGGCCTGCAGGACACGCTGAAGCGGGCGTGGAACTGGCTTATTCAGCCGCGGTAG
- a CDS encoding GNAT family N-acetyltransferase, whose amino-acid sequence MSITTRRAGDADPELLHDLAERTFGLACPPGTRQEDIDAFIATNLSVASFRGYLADPERILLLVLRDGVPVGYSMLVGGPIKDPDVSAVIDERVSIELSKCYVAPDQHGSGAAAALMTDTLTAAGATGAAFCWLGVNQQNVRAAKFYAKNGFEIVGTKRFLVGSEWHNDHIRRRPLP is encoded by the coding sequence ATGTCGATCACGACCCGTCGCGCCGGAGATGCCGACCCGGAGCTGTTGCACGATCTGGCCGAACGGACGTTCGGGCTGGCCTGTCCACCCGGAACCCGGCAGGAGGACATCGACGCCTTCATCGCCACGAACCTGTCGGTGGCGAGCTTCCGGGGTTATCTGGCCGACCCGGAACGCATCCTGCTGCTGGTGCTCCGCGACGGCGTGCCGGTGGGCTACTCGATGCTGGTCGGCGGCCCGATCAAGGATCCGGACGTGTCCGCCGTGATCGACGAGCGGGTCAGCATCGAACTGAGCAAGTGTTACGTGGCTCCCGACCAGCACGGCTCGGGCGCCGCGGCCGCACTGATGACCGACACGCTGACCGCGGCCGGCGCGACCGGGGCCGCGTTCTGCTGGCTGGGCGTCAACCAGCAGAACGTACGGGCGGCGAAGTTCTACGCCAAGAACGGCTTCGAGATCGTCGGCACCAAGCGCTTCCTGGTCGGCAGCGAATGGCACAACGACCACATCCGCCGCCGCCCGCTGCCCTGA
- a CDS encoding SGNH/GDSL hydrolase family protein encodes MRYVAIGDSFTEGVGDEQPDGSVRGWADLVAAGLAAGTGETVQYANLAIRGRLLGPIVHEQLEAALALSPRPTMLTLAGGGNDMMRPGGDMRRLAELTEKAIQRCSEAGVRMVLLSGADPSDRLPMGNRMRRRGEELTQSAIELAKRYDITLVDAFHDVELRKAGYWSADRLHLNAAGHTRVAGLVLNALGYERAAHVIDPGPVEGRRVLAEARYYREHVLPWLARRIRGQSSGDFRTGKFLDWAEVNPA; translated from the coding sequence ATGCGGTACGTGGCGATCGGGGACAGTTTCACCGAGGGCGTCGGTGACGAGCAGCCCGACGGCTCGGTGCGCGGGTGGGCCGACCTGGTCGCCGCGGGGCTGGCCGCCGGCACGGGCGAGACGGTGCAGTATGCGAATCTCGCGATCCGGGGCCGGCTGCTCGGGCCGATCGTCCATGAGCAGCTCGAGGCCGCGCTGGCCCTGTCGCCACGGCCCACGATGCTGACGCTCGCCGGCGGGGGCAACGACATGATGCGTCCCGGTGGCGACATGCGGCGGCTGGCCGAGCTGACCGAGAAGGCGATCCAGCGCTGCTCCGAGGCCGGCGTGCGGATGGTGCTGCTCAGCGGAGCCGACCCGTCCGACCGGCTGCCCATGGGCAACCGCATGCGCCGCCGCGGTGAGGAGCTCACCCAGTCGGCGATCGAGCTGGCGAAGCGCTACGACATCACGCTCGTCGACGCCTTCCACGACGTCGAGCTGCGCAAGGCGGGCTACTGGTCGGCCGACCGCCTGCACCTCAATGCGGCCGGCCACACCCGGGTGGCCGGCCTGGTGCTCAACGCGCTGGGCTACGAGCGGGCCGCCCACGTGATCGATCCCGGCCCGGTCGAGGGCCGCCGCGTGCTGGCCGAGGCCCGCTACTACCGCGAGCATGTGCTGCCCTGGCTCGCCCGCCGCATCCGGGGCCAGTCGTCCGGCGACTTCCGCACGGGCAAGTTCCTCGACTGGGCCGAGGTCAACCCGGCCTGA
- a CDS encoding LLM class flavin-dependent oxidoreductase, with product MTTIGAIFLPSNPPETLRSVARAADQAGLEELWLWEDCFLNGGLTAMTAALASTERLRVGVGIMPVPFRNVASLAMELATLGRLFGDRALPGIGHGVQEWMGQVGARAASPLTLLREYATALGALLRGETVTVDGRYVKLDNVRLDWPPEVPPVLSIAAGGPKTIALAGEVGDAVVLSGGTTPAKVAEAAKAAPDAQIVVFVPALTGPGAAEKLARDAEVYKTDYPGLAGSPAEIAAGVAEFAAAGAGKVILQPVPGEDPAAYVSWVAEEVKPLVG from the coding sequence ATGACGACGATCGGTGCGATCTTCCTGCCGAGCAATCCTCCCGAGACCCTGCGCTCCGTCGCCCGGGCCGCCGATCAGGCCGGTCTGGAGGAGCTGTGGCTCTGGGAGGACTGCTTCCTCAACGGCGGCCTCACCGCCATGACCGCCGCGCTCGCCTCGACCGAGAGACTGCGCGTCGGCGTCGGCATCATGCCGGTGCCGTTCCGCAATGTGGCCTCCCTCGCGATGGAGCTGGCCACCCTCGGGCGCCTGTTCGGTGACCGGGCGTTGCCGGGCATCGGCCACGGCGTCCAGGAGTGGATGGGCCAGGTCGGGGCCCGTGCCGCGTCCCCGCTCACGCTGCTCCGGGAGTATGCGACGGCGCTCGGTGCGCTTCTCCGCGGCGAGACGGTCACGGTCGACGGGCGCTACGTCAAGCTCGACAACGTCCGGCTCGACTGGCCGCCCGAGGTGCCGCCGGTGCTGTCGATCGCGGCCGGTGGACCCAAGACGATCGCGCTGGCCGGCGAGGTGGGCGACGCCGTGGTTCTTTCCGGCGGCACCACCCCGGCCAAGGTGGCCGAGGCGGCCAAGGCGGCGCCCGACGCGCAGATCGTCGTGTTCGTGCCGGCCCTCACGGGCCCCGGCGCGGCCGAGAAGCTGGCCCGCGACGCCGAGGTCTACAAGACCGACTATCCGGGCCTCGCCGGCTCGCCCGCCGAGATCGCGGCCGGCGTGGCCGAGTTCGCGGCGGCCGGCGCGGGCAAGGTCATCCTGCAGCCGGTCCCGGGCGAAGACCCGGCGGCCTACGTGAGCTGGGTCGCCGAGGAGGTGAAGCCACTGGTCGGCTGA
- a CDS encoding lipopolysaccharide biosynthesis protein, translated as MTATQVAAPQGSVQPAKRRSAILTALKGHVDLFLNAGSLIATTAITSLFGFAFWWVAARSASPEAVGQASAAVSAMTLIGTIGMFGMGTMLISDLSQLRGPKWELITTCLLVAGSAATVGGIIYVVVAQLWIPGLQEALGGAFGTVLLVIGIALNSITLVLDEALVGLLKGPLQLMRNAWFSVIKLALLGGLALAPITLTGNELLLTWVAGIVLSTAILSVALRRNRIIDSARPRFSLLKGRGKSTFDHNLLNLATYLPRAALPLVVTAVLSAEANASFYTAFMVLSFLAMVPGNVALTLFAVASGDKRALTSKVRVGLMICLGGGVPVAALVFLLANPIMSVFGAQYAETAGDALRLLSLTYIPFVFLHFFMAISRVQDRVRGAGIFSLFAGIAELGAAWYGGSTGGLTDLVMWVAIVMGVETVLVAPTVLRVVLGTSKRRGDSANTTVMTLHERAWLPLEYIRTVGPLYGVTVDGVRRALIGLHAADPKHRAVSKLDRVGARWEHMNGAEFAQFVHRAVQDSGDWSLDMDGMTRKLQSEPRGIHPIRILVGAGYIAIKVSHAYGDAGPVNSLVHELVLAASQGRAAVIPPLERNRMALPKAWWKQFGTKPARWKEGISFARPPEPEETRMRKWQPNLTVRSARSATTLKLMRQWRDEYSPGVTTSAITFAAFTAALHQLGLKPDTGGATFLADGRRFLDKDVRIDSNFCMGPYLSPQNMMDPASINTTIKNELATGRILTMMVLREGKIALDGAPGMPDPYPSELAIPPRPRLTFSNQGRHDLLGDLPWSVGPEWRVNLSVPTLNSPEGVCLTTSEMNGVLHLEATFHASTFDPNLISKAMEMVLTDPSALIMNARRESDEATQALQLA; from the coding sequence GTGACCGCGACCCAGGTCGCCGCACCGCAGGGCTCGGTTCAACCGGCCAAAAGGCGCAGCGCCATCCTGACCGCCCTCAAGGGGCACGTCGACCTGTTCCTGAACGCAGGCTCGCTGATCGCCACCACGGCGATCACGTCGCTGTTCGGGTTCGCGTTCTGGTGGGTCGCCGCCCGCTCGGCGTCCCCCGAGGCGGTGGGCCAGGCCTCGGCCGCGGTCTCCGCGATGACGCTGATCGGCACCATCGGCATGTTCGGCATGGGCACCATGCTGATCTCCGACCTGTCGCAGCTGCGCGGGCCCAAGTGGGAGCTGATCACCACCTGTCTGCTCGTCGCGGGCAGCGCGGCCACGGTCGGCGGCATCATCTATGTGGTCGTCGCGCAGCTGTGGATCCCCGGCCTGCAGGAGGCGCTCGGCGGCGCCTTCGGCACGGTGCTGCTGGTGATCGGCATCGCGCTCAACTCGATCACCCTGGTGCTCGACGAAGCCCTGGTCGGCCTGCTCAAGGGCCCGCTCCAACTGATGCGCAACGCCTGGTTCTCGGTGATCAAGCTGGCGCTGCTGGGCGGTCTGGCCCTCGCGCCGATCACCCTGACCGGCAACGAGCTGCTGCTGACCTGGGTGGCCGGCATCGTGCTGTCGACCGCCATCCTCAGCGTCGCGCTGCGCCGCAACCGCATCATCGACTCCGCCCGCCCGCGGTTCTCGCTGCTCAAGGGCCGAGGCAAGTCGACCTTCGACCACAACCTGCTCAACCTGGCGACCTACCTGCCCCGCGCCGCCCTGCCGCTGGTCGTCACCGCGGTGCTGTCGGCCGAGGCCAACGCGTCGTTCTACACCGCCTTCATGGTGCTGTCGTTCCTGGCCATGGTGCCCGGCAACGTGGCCCTCACGCTGTTCGCGGTGGCCAGCGGCGACAAGCGCGCGCTGACCTCCAAGGTCCGCGTCGGCCTGATGATCTGCCTCGGCGGCGGTGTGCCGGTCGCGGCGCTGGTCTTCCTGCTGGCCAACCCGATCATGTCGGTCTTCGGCGCGCAGTACGCGGAGACGGCCGGCGACGCGCTGCGACTACTCTCGCTGACCTACATCCCGTTCGTCTTCCTGCACTTCTTCATGGCGATCTCCCGCGTGCAGGACAGGGTGCGCGGGGCCGGCATCTTCTCGCTGTTCGCGGGCATCGCCGAGCTCGGCGCCGCCTGGTACGGCGGCAGCACCGGAGGCCTGACCGACCTGGTGATGTGGGTCGCGATCGTGATGGGCGTCGAGACCGTGCTGGTCGCCCCGACCGTCCTGCGGGTCGTCCTCGGCACCTCCAAGCGCCGCGGGGACAGCGCCAACACGACAGTCATGACCCTGCACGAGCGGGCCTGGTTGCCGCTCGAATACATCCGCACCGTCGGTCCCCTGTACGGCGTGACCGTCGACGGCGTACGGCGGGCCCTGATCGGTCTGCACGCGGCCGACCCCAAGCACCGGGCCGTGTCGAAGCTCGACCGCGTCGGCGCCCGCTGGGAGCACATGAACGGCGCCGAGTTCGCGCAGTTCGTGCACCGCGCCGTGCAGGACTCCGGCGACTGGTCGCTCGACATGGACGGCATGACCCGCAAGCTGCAGTCCGAGCCGCGCGGCATCCACCCGATCCGCATCCTGGTCGGCGCGGGTTACATCGCGATCAAGGTGTCCCACGCGTACGGCGACGCCGGCCCGGTCAACTCGCTGGTGCACGAGCTGGTGCTCGCGGCCAGCCAGGGTCGCGCCGCGGTGATCCCGCCGCTCGAGCGCAACCGGATGGCGCTGCCCAAGGCCTGGTGGAAGCAGTTCGGCACCAAGCCCGCCCGGTGGAAGGAAGGCATCAGCTTCGCCCGGCCGCCGGAGCCCGAAGAGACCCGCATGCGCAAGTGGCAGCCGAACCTGACCGTACGCTCGGCGCGCTCGGCCACCACGCTCAAGCTGATGCGGCAGTGGCGCGACGAGTACTCCCCCGGCGTCACCACGTCGGCGATCACGTTCGCCGCCTTCACCGCCGCGCTGCACCAGCTGGGCCTCAAGCCCGACACCGGCGGCGCGACGTTCCTGGCCGACGGCCGGCGCTTCCTCGACAAGGACGTCCGGATCGACAGCAACTTCTGCATGGGTCCGTATCTGTCCCCGCAGAACATGATGGACCCGGCCTCGATCAACACGACGATCAAGAACGAGCTGGCCACGGGCCGCATCCTCACGATGATGGTGCTGCGCGAGGGCAAGATCGCTCTGGACGGCGCGCCCGGCATGCCCGACCCGTACCCGTCGGAGCTGGCCATCCCGCCGCGCCCCCGGCTGACCTTCAGCAACCAGGGCCGACACGACCTGCTCGGCGACCTGCCCTGGTCGGTCGGCCCCGAGTGGCGAGTCAACCTGAGCGTGCCCACGCTGAACAGCCCCGAAGGCGTCTGCCTGACGACCAGCGAGATGAACGGCGTGCTGCACCTCGAGGCCACGTTCCACGCGTCGACCTTCGACCCCAACCTGATCTCGAAGGCGATGGAGATGGTGCTCACCGACCCGTCCGCGCTGATCATGAACGCGCGCCGGGAGTCGGACGAGGCGACCCAGGCGCTCCAGCTGGCCTAG